Part of the Xanthomonas sp. SI genome is shown below.
CGCCTGCACCCCGGCGCGCTTGTCCTTGACCCCGATCTGCACCAGCAGGCCCAGTTCCTGGCCGCGCTTCTCCGCGGCCAGGCTGGGCCGCGCGGTGATCAGCGCCACCTCGATGCCGTGCCGGCGCAGCTGCACCAGGCCCTGGCCGTCGAGCACGTTGAACGCCTTGCTCTCGTTGCCGTCGCGGTCGTAATACAGGCGGCCGTCGGTCAGCGTGCCGTCCACGTCGAAGCACGCCAGGCGGATGCGCGCGGCGCGGTCGATCAGGTCGGCGGGAAGGTCGGCCAGCGGGGAATAGGGCATGGTTCGCTATATCGGGGCGGGGAAGGCCGGCTTTCCAGCAGGCCAGGGCCAGCGGCGCAGGGCGCCGGCAGGCGGTGAACAAGTTCAGGCTGTTAAACCACTCTGGCGCGCAACAGGTCGTGAATGTTGAGCGCGCCGACTGCGCGGCCGTCGCCGTCGACCACGATCAAACCGTTGATCTTGTGGGTTTCCATCAGCCGTGCGGCCTCGGCGGCGAGCTGGTCGGCGCCGATCGTGCGCGGCTGCCGGGTCATCACGTCGGCGATGCGGGTCTGGCGCACGTCCAGCGCGCTGTCCAGGGTGCGGCGCAGGTCGCCGTCGGTGAACAGGCCGAGCAGGCGCCCGTCGCCATCGACCACCGCGGTCATGCCCAGGCGCTTGCGGCTCATCTCCACCAGCGCCTCGCTGAGGCTGGCGTCTTCGCGCACCCGCGGCAGTTCGTCGCCGCCGTGCATCACGTCGGTGATATGCAGCAGCAGGCGCCGGCCGAGGCTGCCGGCCGGGTGCGAGCGGGCGAAGTCGTCGGCGGTGAAGCCGCGCGCGTCCAGCAGCGCCACCGCCAGCGCATCGCCCAGCGCCAGCGAGGCGGTGGTGCTGGAGGTCGGCGCCAGGTCCAGCGGGCAGGCCTCGGCCGGCACGCTGACGTCCAGGTGCAGGTCGGCCTCGCGCGCCAGCGTGGACTGGGCGCGGCCGGTCATCGCGATCACCGCATTGCCCTGGCGCTTGAGCACCGGCAGCAGCATCAGGATCTCGTCGGATTCGCCGGAATAGGACAGGGCCAGGACCACGTCAGCATCGGTGATCATGCCCAGGTCGCCGTGCCCGGCCTCGCCCGGATGCACGTAGAACGCCGGGGTGCCGGTGGAGGCGAGGGTGGCGGCGATCTTGCGCGCCACGTGCCCGGACTTGCCCATGCCGGTGGCGACCACGCGCCCGCGCGAGGCCAGGATCAACCGACACGCGGCGGCGAATTCGGCGCCGATGCGCGCGCCGACCGCGCCCAGCGCGGCCTGCTCGATCTCGACCACGCGGCGGCCGCTGGCGACCAGGCTGGCGTCGTCGATCGCGTCGGGGGACAGGGGCGATACAGCCATGCGGATGCCGGTCGGAGGGTAGAATGGCCGATCATTTTATTAGGAAAGCCCGTTGGACGCCGAAACCATCCGTAAACTGATCGAGGCCGGCCTGCCCGGCGCGCGCGTGCAGGTGCAGGGCGACGACGGCGTGCACTTCGAGGCCACCGTGGTCAGCGAAGCTTTCGCCGGCAAGCTGCCGCTGGCCCGCCACCGCATGGTGTACGCGACGCTGGGCGAGCTGATGGGCGGGGCGATCCATGCGCTGGCGCTGACCACGCTGACCCCCGAGCAGGCCGGCTGAGCAGGCTGGCTGAGCAGCGTCCACGCGTTCCTTTCCGTTTCCTCATTTTCGAATCCCCCGAGACCCATGGCCAAAATCGTAGTGACCGGCGGCAATGCGCTGCACGGTGAAGTGAACATTTCCGGTGCCAAGAACGCGGTGCTGCCGATCCTGTGCGCGACCTTGCTGGCCGATGCGCCGGTGGAGATCACCAACGTGCCGCAGCTGCACGACGTGATCACCACGGTGAAGCTGCTCGGCGAACTGGGCGCCGAAGTCACCATCGACGAAGGCACCCTGGCGCGCGGCAGCGCGATCACCGTGGATCCGCGCAAGGTCGACCAGCACGTCGCGCCGTACGAGCTGGTGCGCACCATGCGCGCCTCGATCCTGGTGCTGGGTCCGCTGCTGGCCAAGTTCGGCGCGGCCGAAGTGTCGCTGCCCGGCGGCTGCGCGATCGGCTCGCGGCCGGTGGACCAGCACATCAAGGGCCTGCAGGCGCTGGGCGCGGAGATCAGCGTCGAGAACGGCTACATCAAGGCCACCAGCAATGGGCGGCTGAAGGGCGGCCGCTACGTGTTCGACATGGTCAGCGTCACCGGCACCGAGAACGTGCTGATGGCCGCGACCCTGGCCGACGGCACCACCGTGCTGGAGAACGCGGCGATGGAGCCGGAAGTCACCGACCTGGCCGACTGCCTGATCGCGCTCGGCGCGAAGATCGAAGGCGCCGGCACCTCGCGCATCGTGGTGCATGGCGTGGAACGCCTGTCCGGCGGCCGCCACGCGGTGCTGCCCGATCGCATCGAGACCGGCACCTTCCTGGTCGCCGCGGCGATGACCGGCGGCAGCGTCACCGTGCGCCGCGCGCGCGCCGACACGCTCGACGCGGTGCTCGACAAGCTGAGCGAGGCCGGCGCCACCATCGAGACCGGCCCGGACTGGATCCGCCTGGACATGCACGGCAAGCGCCCGCGCGCGGTCAGCCTGACCACCGCGCCGTACCCGGCGTTCCCGACCGACATGCAGGCGCAATTCATGGCGCTCAACTGCGTGGCCGACGGCGTCGGCGTGATCAACGAGACGATCTTCGAGAACCGCTTCATGCACGTCAACGAGCTGCTGCGCCTGGGCGCGGACATCCAGGTCGAAGGCCATACCGCGATCGTGCGCGGCAACGAGCGGCTCAGCGGCGCGCCGGTGATGGCCACCGACCTGCGCGCCTCGGCCTCGCTGATCCTGGCCGGGCTGGTCGCCGACGGCGACACCACCATCGACCGCATCTACCACCTGGACCGTGGCTACGAGAACATCGAGGAGAAGCTGGGGGCGCTGGGCGCGTCCATCCGGCGCATCGCATGATCCTCAAAGGCCGCTTTACCCGCCGGCGCAAGGTGCTGCTGGCGGTGGTGATCCTGGTGCTGGCCTGGGTCGGCTACGCCTGGTATGCGGGCATCGCCATCACCCAGGGCATCGAACAGCGCGACATGGACTGGAACGGCGACGGCCAGGTCAGCCGCAGCGAGATCGCGCAGGCGTTCTACGCGGTCGGCGTGACCCGCAGCCAGGACGGCCCGCGCCAATGCAGCACCTTCTATTGGCGCAACAGCGGCACGCAGATCCGCGTGGACTGCCGCACCACGTTCGCACCGGCCGCCGACGCCAAGAAGCCAGCCGCCGACGCCAAGAAGCCAGCCGCCGACGCGAAGAAGTAAGTCGGCGGGCGCGCAGGCGCCGTCTCGTCTGCCCAGCTGCGCAGGCAGGCGCCCGTCGGCGTCCGCT
Proteins encoded:
- a CDS encoding KpsF/GutQ family sugar-phosphate isomerase, which translates into the protein MAVSPLSPDAIDDASLVASGRRVVEIEQAALGAVGARIGAEFAAACRLILASRGRVVATGMGKSGHVARKIAATLASTGTPAFYVHPGEAGHGDLGMITDADVVLALSYSGESDEILMLLPVLKRQGNAVIAMTGRAQSTLAREADLHLDVSVPAEACPLDLAPTSSTTASLALGDALAVALLDARGFTADDFARSHPAGSLGRRLLLHITDVMHGGDELPRVREDASLSEALVEMSRKRLGMTAVVDGDGRLLGLFTDGDLRRTLDSALDVRQTRIADVMTRQPRTIGADQLAAEAARLMETHKINGLIVVDGDGRAVGALNIHDLLRARVV
- a CDS encoding HAD hydrolase family protein: MPYSPLADLPADLIDRAARIRLACFDVDGTLTDGRLYYDRDGNESKAFNVLDGQGLVQLRRHGIEVALITARPSLAAEKRGQELGLLVQIGVKDKRAGVQALCDERGLSLDQVCFMGDDLPDLAPLRVVGLAVAPANAHPWTAEHVHWLTRARGGEGAARELCDVLLAAQGHVPSLLQEHGA
- the murA gene encoding UDP-N-acetylglucosamine 1-carboxyvinyltransferase, with the protein product MAKIVVTGGNALHGEVNISGAKNAVLPILCATLLADAPVEITNVPQLHDVITTVKLLGELGAEVTIDEGTLARGSAITVDPRKVDQHVAPYELVRTMRASILVLGPLLAKFGAAEVSLPGGCAIGSRPVDQHIKGLQALGAEISVENGYIKATSNGRLKGGRYVFDMVSVTGTENVLMAATLADGTTVLENAAMEPEVTDLADCLIALGAKIEGAGTSRIVVHGVERLSGGRHAVLPDRIETGTFLVAAAMTGGSVTVRRARADTLDAVLDKLSEAGATIETGPDWIRLDMHGKRPRAVSLTTAPYPAFPTDMQAQFMALNCVADGVGVINETIFENRFMHVNELLRLGADIQVEGHTAIVRGNERLSGAPVMATDLRASASLILAGLVADGDTTIDRIYHLDRGYENIEEKLGALGASIRRIA
- a CDS encoding EF-hand domain-containing protein; amino-acid sequence: MILKGRFTRRRKVLLAVVILVLAWVGYAWYAGIAITQGIEQRDMDWNGDGQVSRSEIAQAFYAVGVTRSQDGPRQCSTFYWRNSGTQIRVDCRTTFAPAADAKKPAADAKKPAADAKK
- a CDS encoding BolA/IbaG family iron-sulfur metabolism protein, which encodes MDAETIRKLIEAGLPGARVQVQGDDGVHFEATVVSEAFAGKLPLARHRMVYATLGELMGGAIHALALTTLTPEQAG